From Microbacterium sp. LWH7-1.2:
CAGTCGCTCGCTCGAGACAGCAGAGCGGATCGCGGCCGAGATCGGCGGCAAGACACAGGGCATCGCCGTCGATGTGTCGGACCCCGAGGGGATCTCTGCGCAGCTGGCGGGCGTGGGAAAGCTCGACGGCATCGTCCTCAGCGCGATCGAGCGCGATGTGAACACCGTGCGCGAATTCGACATCGGCCGTGCACGGCGTCTCGTGACCCTGAAGCTGCTCGGCTACACGGAGGTCGTCCACTCGCTCATCGATCGGCTCGAGCCGTCCGTCGAGACCGGAATCGTGCTCTTCGGGGGCCGCGCGAAGGATGCACCCTACCCCGGCTCGCTGGTCGTGTCGGCGATCAACGGCGGCGTGGACGGGCTCATGAACGCGATGGCGCTCGAACTTGCGCCCATCCGCGTAAATGCGCTGCACCCGGGCATTATCGGCGATAGCCCGTTCTGGGCCGCAAAGCCCGCCGAGGTGCTCGACGGCTACCGGTCATCGACGCCGGGAGGCGAGCTCGCGACGACGCGGGACATCGTCGACGCGTCGAAGTTCCTTCTCTTCAACCAGGGCGTGTCTGCTCACAGCCTGAACGTCGACCGCGGCTGGCGGATCAGCTGACCCGAGCGCACTCGCCGTCGCTCGCGTCGGGCGCATCAGGGCCGGGTCTGCATCGGCCCCGGCTCTGATGCGTGATCAGCAGGATCGCCCACGCCGTGGGTCTACTGGGCTTCCAGGGAGTCGAGTCGACGCAG
This genomic window contains:
- a CDS encoding SDR family NAD(P)-dependent oxidoreductase, coding for MAARKILIVGGSSGIGLALAQDLTGAGEEVIVTSRSLETAERIAAEIGGKTQGIAVDVSDPEGISAQLAGVGKLDGIVLSAIERDVNTVREFDIGRARRLVTLKLLGYTEVVHSLIDRLEPSVETGIVLFGGRAKDAPYPGSLVVSAINGGVDGLMNAMALELAPIRVNALHPGIIGDSPFWAAKPAEVLDGYRSSTPGGELATTRDIVDASKFLLFNQGVSAHSLNVDRGWRIS